In Eleutherodactylus coqui strain aEleCoq1 chromosome 4, aEleCoq1.hap1, whole genome shotgun sequence, the following are encoded in one genomic region:
- the LOC136624411 gene encoding zinc finger protein 84-like, producing MEEWEYLEGHKDLYKDVMMEDHQPPPSPGGSSKKTAAERCHRPLLPQDDQLVKLEEDPIHIDATETHVRGDQICKEGILTDDPPDEDTGRSERHVISTDCKVEDDGIIQDTYEEPALIPDTPSVLHSKDLSSSSSKQVPSSDSLQNVKQNEIHTGDVVVTPQRIYTWVKPFSCSECGKAYSDKSDLLIRHQRIHRGERPFSCSECEKAFGHKAVLNGHQRIHTGEEPCLCSECGKSFKHKSQLVKHQRNCTWVRPFSCSDCGKYFNYKSHLVRHQRTHTGEKAFSCSECGKAYSSKSELIRHQRIHTGEKPFSCSKCGKYFNDKSHLVRHQRTHTGEKPFSCSECGKAYIGKSELIRHQRTHTGEKPFSCSECGKAYCGKSELIRHQRTHTWENPFSCSECGKACSGKSELIRHHRTHTGEKPFLCSECGKAYSGKSDLIRHQKIHRREER from the exons atggaggagtgggagtatttagaaggacacaaggatctgtacaaggacgtcatgatggaggaccaccagccccccccatcaccag GTGGATCCAGTAAGAAAACAGCGGCGGAGAGATGTcaccgtcctcttcttccacaggatgatcag cttgtgaaactggaggaagatccaatccatattgatgctacagagacacatgtgaggggggatcagatTTGTAAGGAGGGGATTcttacagatgaccccccag ATGAAGACACCGGGAGATCAGAACGACATGTGATATCAACAGATTGTAAGGTGGAAGATGATGGtatcatacaagatacatatgaagagcctgcTCTTATCCCTGAtacaccctcagtccttcacagcaaagatctatcCTCTAGTTCTTCTAaacaggttccatcttctgattcattacaGAATGTTAAACAAAATGAAATCCATACAGGAGATGTTGTTGTTACACCTCAGAGAATTTACACATGggtgaagccattttcatgttcagaatgtggaaaagctTACAGTGATAAATCGGATCTCCtcattagacatcagagaattcacagagGGGAaagaccattttcatgttcagaatgtgagaaagcTTTTGGTCATAAAGCAGTTCTCAATGgccatcaaagaattcacacaggggaggaaCCAtgtttatgttcagaatgtggcaaaagtTTTAAGCATAAATCGCAGCTTGTTAAGCACCAGAGAAATTGCACGTGGGtgaggccattttcatgttcagattgtggaaAGTATTTTAATTATAAATcgcatcttgttagacatcagagaactcacacaggggagaaggcattttcatgttcagaatgtgggaaagcttATAGTAGTAAATCAGAACtcattagacatcagagaattcacacaggggagaagccattttcatgttcaaaatgtgggaaatattttaatgataaatcacatcttgttagacatcagagaactcacacaggggagaagccattttcatgttcagaatgtgggaaagcttATATTGGTAAATCAGAACtcattagacatcagagaactcacacaggggagaagccattttcatgttcagaatgtgggaaagcttATTGTGGTAAATCAGAACtcattagacatcagagaactcacacatgGGAAaatccattttcatgttcagaatgtgggaaagcttGTAGTGGTAAATCAGAACTCATTAGACATcatagaactcacacaggggagaagccatttttatgttcagaatgtgggaaagcttATAGTGGTAAATCGGATCTCAttagacatcagaaaattcacagaaGGGAAGAACGATga